One segment of Natronosalvus halobius DNA contains the following:
- a CDS encoding winged helix-turn-helix domain-containing protein yields MSKPEVSSDSTILECTDCLGPAEAFALIGNETRLSILEALWAADERPVSFSNLRRAVDMRDSAQFNYHLQKLSGQFVVQRDGGYDFKHAGEKVVRSVIAGTFNEHPDLDPFPVQGGCVTCGGPLQGVYDDERLAIECADCGQRHGEYSFPPGGLADRTHEEVAEAFDNRVRHLHCLAADGVCPECSGRMETHVVEEGSCCLGVDVRVDHECVQCGHTLCSAAGLRLLDHSAVVTFHRERGINLDERPYWTLPWCVSDEFTRVVARDPYRLEVRMPAGEDVMTVRLDDDLDVLETSVDSRSC; encoded by the coding sequence ATGAGCAAACCCGAGGTCTCGAGCGACTCCACGATCCTCGAGTGCACGGACTGTCTCGGACCGGCTGAGGCCTTCGCCCTCATCGGCAACGAGACGCGCCTCTCGATCCTCGAGGCGCTGTGGGCCGCCGACGAACGCCCGGTGTCATTCTCCAACCTCCGCCGGGCCGTCGACATGCGGGACTCGGCGCAGTTCAACTACCACCTCCAGAAGCTCTCGGGCCAGTTCGTGGTCCAGCGTGACGGCGGCTACGACTTCAAACACGCCGGCGAGAAGGTCGTCAGATCCGTGATCGCCGGCACGTTCAACGAACACCCCGACCTCGACCCCTTCCCCGTACAGGGGGGTTGCGTCACCTGCGGCGGCCCGCTCCAGGGCGTCTACGATGACGAACGACTGGCCATCGAGTGCGCCGACTGCGGTCAACGCCACGGCGAGTACTCCTTCCCGCCGGGCGGCCTCGCCGACCGGACCCACGAGGAAGTCGCCGAGGCGTTCGACAACCGAGTGCGCCACCTGCACTGTCTGGCCGCCGACGGCGTCTGTCCGGAGTGCAGCGGCCGTATGGAAACGCACGTCGTCGAGGAGGGATCGTGCTGTCTCGGCGTCGACGTCCGCGTCGACCACGAGTGTGTCCAGTGCGGGCACACCCTCTGTTCGGCGGCCGGCCTTCGCCTGCTCGACCACTCTGCCGTCGTGACCTTCCACCGCGAACGCGGGATCAACCTCGACGAGCGCCCCTACTGGACGCTCCCGTGGTGCGTCAGCGACGAGTTCACCCGCGTCGTGGCTCGCGACCCGTATCGACTCGAGGTCCGGATGCCCGCCGGCGAGGACGTGATGACCGTCCGGCTGGACGACGACCTGGACGTGCTCGAAACGAGCGTCGACTCGCGGTCCTGTTGA
- a CDS encoding translation initiation factor IF-2 subunit gamma, which translates to MAGNGQPEVNIGLVGHVDHGKTTLVQALSGSWTDQHSEEMKRGISIRLGYADATFRRCPGVDEPECFTVEEECPDGSESEPVRTVSFVDAPGHETLMATMLSGASLMDGAVLVVSASEPVPQPQTEEHLMALDIIGIENIVIAQNKVDLVDAETARDNYQQIKEFVEGTVAEDAPIVPLSAGQEVNIDYLIGAIEEEIPTPERDPDVDPRMHVARSFDINKPGTTHENITGGVLGGSLVAGELEVGGELEVRPGRQVEEGGQSEYVPIETTVRSLQAAGQSVDTATPGGLLGVGTGLDPSLTKGDALAGRIAGPPGSLPPTWEQFTMSVDLLERVVGAEGSETIDPISTGEPLMMTVGTSTTVGAVTSAREGECEVNLQRPVCAEPGAKIAINRRIGARWRLIGLGTLQE; encoded by the coding sequence ATGGCAGGAAATGGACAACCGGAGGTGAACATCGGACTCGTCGGCCACGTCGATCACGGCAAGACGACGCTGGTGCAGGCCCTGAGCGGCTCGTGGACTGACCAGCACTCAGAGGAGATGAAACGCGGTATCTCCATCAGGCTGGGCTACGCGGACGCGACGTTCCGTCGCTGTCCCGGGGTCGATGAACCCGAGTGTTTCACCGTCGAAGAGGAGTGTCCGGACGGCTCCGAAAGCGAGCCCGTCCGGACCGTGTCGTTCGTCGACGCCCCGGGGCACGAGACCCTGATGGCGACGATGCTGTCGGGCGCCTCGCTGATGGACGGTGCCGTGCTCGTCGTCTCGGCTTCTGAGCCCGTGCCACAGCCCCAGACCGAGGAGCACCTGATGGCGCTCGACATCATCGGCATCGAGAACATCGTCATCGCTCAGAACAAGGTCGACCTAGTCGACGCCGAAACCGCCCGCGACAACTACCAGCAGATCAAGGAGTTCGTCGAGGGCACGGTCGCGGAGGACGCTCCAATCGTCCCCCTCTCCGCCGGTCAGGAGGTCAACATCGACTACCTCATCGGCGCCATCGAGGAGGAGATTCCAACGCCCGAGCGCGACCCCGACGTCGACCCCCGGATGCACGTCGCCCGGAGCTTCGACATCAACAAACCCGGGACGACCCACGAGAACATCACTGGGGGCGTCCTCGGCGGCAGCCTGGTCGCCGGAGAACTCGAGGTCGGCGGCGAACTCGAGGTTCGTCCCGGTCGACAGGTCGAAGAGGGCGGCCAGTCCGAGTACGTTCCGATCGAGACGACGGTCCGCTCGCTGCAGGCGGCAGGACAGTCCGTCGACACGGCGACGCCGGGCGGCCTGCTCGGCGTCGGCACCGGACTGGACCCATCGCTGACGAAGGGCGACGCCCTTGCGGGCCGCATCGCCGGCCCACCGGGGTCGCTCCCGCCGACCTGGGAGCAGTTCACCATGAGCGTCGACCTGCTTGAGCGCGTCGTCGGCGCCGAGGGGAGCGAGACCATCGACCCGATCAGCACGGGCGAACCGCTGATGATGACCGTCGGCACCTCGACGACCGTCGGCGCCGTCACCAGCGCCCGAGAGGGCGAGTGCGAGGTCAACCTCCAGCGCCCCGTCTGTGCCGAACCCGGCGCGAAGATCGCCATCAATCGCCGGATCGGCGCCCGGTGGCGCCTGATCGGCCTCGGCACGCTCCAAGAATAG
- a CDS encoding PIN domain-containing protein — translation MTTTVVLDTSALMMPVELDVRLFDELDRVVGSYEPTTPQPVLEELRRLSERGGEEGTAATVGHDLATERCLVVDTEESYADDALVELAREGVADYVVTNDLALRDRILEAGIPVIALRGRNKLATTQP, via the coding sequence ATGACCACGACGGTAGTCCTCGATACGAGCGCGCTCATGATGCCGGTCGAACTCGACGTGCGCCTGTTCGACGAACTCGACCGAGTCGTTGGGTCGTACGAACCGACGACGCCCCAGCCGGTCCTCGAAGAACTCCGACGACTGTCCGAGCGGGGCGGCGAGGAGGGCACCGCGGCGACGGTCGGCCACGATCTCGCGACCGAGCGCTGTCTCGTGGTCGACACCGAGGAATCGTACGCCGACGACGCGCTGGTCGAACTCGCCCGCGAGGGCGTTGCCGACTACGTCGTCACGAACGACCTCGCGCTTCGCGACCGGATCCTCGAGGCGGGGATACCGGTAATTGCATTACGCGGGAGAAACAAGTTAGCAACCACTCAACCATAG
- a CDS encoding DNA-directed RNA polymerase has product MYKRVKLKDTVEVPPEALGDVSPGLVKQLLQDKLEGRMDEEVGSVVSITEVHDIGEGTVLPNRPGVYYEAEFDAVTFDPQMQEVVDGTIVEVVEFGAFVGIGPVDGLLHVSQISDEYLAFDRENQRLASSESDRAIGVDDAVRARIVTKSIDERNPRDSKIGLTAKQPGLGKHGWLTEEFEQREEVTAGE; this is encoded by the coding sequence ATGTACAAACGGGTCAAACTAAAGGATACAGTAGAAGTGCCCCCGGAAGCCCTCGGCGACGTCTCGCCGGGGCTCGTGAAGCAACTGCTCCAGGACAAACTCGAAGGACGCATGGACGAGGAGGTCGGCAGCGTCGTCTCAATTACCGAGGTCCACGACATCGGTGAAGGGACGGTCCTGCCCAACCGCCCCGGCGTCTACTACGAGGCGGAGTTCGACGCGGTCACCTTCGACCCGCAGATGCAGGAGGTCGTCGACGGGACGATCGTCGAAGTCGTCGAGTTCGGTGCCTTCGTCGGCATCGGCCCCGTGGACGGACTGCTCCACGTCTCCCAGATCTCCGACGAGTACCTCGCGTTCGATCGGGAGAACCAGCGTCTCGCCTCGAGCGAGTCCGACCGAGCCATCGGCGTCGACGACGCCGTCCGGGCGCGCATCGTGACGAAGAGCATCGACGAACGCAACCCGCGCGACTCGAAGATCGGTCTCACGGCCAAACAGCCCGGTCTGGGCAAACACGGCTGGCTGACCGAAGAATTCGAGCAACGCGAAGAAGTAACGGCGGGTGAATAG
- the spt4 gene encoding transcription elongation factor subunit Spt4, which translates to MASNRLVCRECHLVNPADATTCESCASSSLTEDWAGYVVIAHPEQSEIATEMQVTEPGSYALKVR; encoded by the coding sequence GTGGCGTCGAACCGCCTCGTCTGTCGCGAGTGCCACCTCGTCAATCCGGCCGACGCCACCACCTGTGAGTCCTGTGCCTCCTCCTCGCTCACCGAAGACTGGGCCGGCTACGTCGTCATCGCCCACCCCGAACAGAGCGAGATTGCGACGGAGATGCAGGTCACCGAACCGGGCTCGTACGCCCTCAAGGTTCGGTAG
- a CDS encoding GTP-dependent dephospho-CoA kinase family protein, producing the protein MTRDDTSADGDAGSDDDDDNDNDDDQPLLSLPESLRHELKDPMGPVETDAGILLEGVDGPLIAVGDVVTYHLLEAGRTPDVALIDGYTKREAVDAEVERVVSDERGEDDRTTLEVTNPPAVLTRPLLEALVEGLERPDPVTIVVDGEEDLAVLPALLAAPEGASVVYGQPDVGMVHVTVDAETRESARDLLERFDGDVERALALLEA; encoded by the coding sequence GTGACTCGAGACGACACGAGCGCGGACGGAGACGCCGGTTCTGACGACGATGACGATAACGATAACGATGACGACCAGCCCCTGCTCTCGCTTCCTGAATCGCTTCGCCACGAACTCAAGGACCCGATGGGGCCGGTCGAGACCGACGCCGGGATCCTGCTCGAGGGTGTCGACGGACCATTGATCGCCGTCGGCGACGTCGTGACCTACCACCTCCTGGAGGCTGGGCGCACGCCGGACGTCGCCCTGATCGACGGCTACACCAAGCGGGAGGCCGTCGATGCGGAGGTCGAACGCGTCGTCAGCGACGAACGCGGCGAGGACGACCGCACCACCCTCGAGGTCACGAACCCGCCCGCCGTGCTGACCCGACCGCTGCTCGAGGCGCTGGTCGAGGGCCTCGAGCGACCTGACCCGGTGACCATCGTGGTCGATGGCGAGGAGGACCTGGCCGTCCTCCCGGCCCTCCTCGCAGCGCCCGAGGGCGCGAGCGTCGTCTACGGCCAGCCCGACGTGGGGATGGTTCACGTCACCGTCGACGCGGAGACGCGAGAGAGCGCGCGAGACCTGCTCGAACGATTCGACGGTGACGTCGAGCGAGCGCTGGCGCTGCTCGAGGCGTGA
- a CDS encoding geranylgeranyl reductase family protein, translating into MYDFAVVGVGPAGARFARRAAELGYDVVAFEQGRIGEPLACSGHVSTDVWSFAGAGAREDLLQNEVYGARFHVGGPHVVDHDGGRDSYQFYKREVVSNVIDRVGLDRHLAELAREAGADVRDGHTVTAVDEREGSVELTVKGPDGTDTFEAKMVAGCDGPRSRVREALSLPEPDELLHGVLAFSAEDDPGDFVDVHLTAPKFFAWRIPRADAGVEYGLAAPPGVHVNRHFEELIDGYDIEVSHRCSGLIPIGPPDRVTSRRGFLVGDAAAQTKPFTGGGILYGMTCADHAADRIDPNRPASLAAYEHAWRNDLEREIELGHWLRRAYSLPEPVQRLGLAATAGEIGVHMDRPTSVASLEHLKAMLSGSR; encoded by the coding sequence ATGTACGACTTCGCCGTCGTCGGCGTCGGCCCGGCTGGGGCGCGCTTTGCCCGGCGCGCCGCCGAATTGGGCTACGACGTCGTCGCCTTCGAGCAGGGCCGAATCGGCGAGCCACTCGCGTGTTCCGGTCACGTTAGCACCGACGTCTGGTCGTTCGCTGGCGCAGGCGCACGCGAGGACCTCCTCCAGAACGAGGTGTACGGCGCCCGATTTCACGTCGGGGGCCCCCACGTAGTCGACCACGATGGCGGACGCGACAGCTACCAGTTCTACAAGCGCGAGGTCGTCTCGAACGTGATCGATCGGGTCGGTCTCGACCGCCACCTCGCCGAGCTCGCTCGCGAGGCCGGGGCCGACGTTCGAGACGGGCACACCGTGACGGCCGTCGACGAGCGCGAGGGGTCCGTCGAACTGACAGTTAAAGGCCCCGACGGAACCGACACCTTCGAGGCGAAGATGGTCGCTGGCTGTGACGGTCCCCGCTCGCGAGTTCGGGAGGCGCTCTCGCTTCCCGAACCCGACGAGTTGCTCCACGGCGTGCTCGCCTTCTCCGCGGAGGACGACCCCGGCGATTTCGTCGACGTTCACCTCACGGCGCCGAAATTCTTCGCGTGGCGCATTCCGCGCGCCGACGCCGGCGTCGAGTACGGCCTGGCCGCGCCGCCAGGCGTCCACGTCAACCGCCACTTCGAGGAGCTGATCGACGGCTACGACATCGAGGTCTCACACCGCTGCTCGGGGCTGATTCCCATCGGTCCGCCTGATCGAGTTACGAGCCGTCGGGGCTTTCTCGTCGGCGACGCGGCGGCCCAGACCAAGCCCTTCACCGGCGGCGGCATCCTCTACGGGATGACCTGTGCGGATCACGCCGCCGACCGGATCGATCCCAACCGTCCGGCGAGTCTCGCCGCCTACGAGCACGCCTGGCGGAACGACCTCGAGCGCGAGATCGAACTCGGCCACTGGCTCAGGCGGGCGTACTCGCTCCCCGAACCAGTTCAGCGTCTCGGCCTGGCGGCGACGGCCGGAGAAATCGGTGTTCACATGGATCGACCGACGTCGGTCGCCAGCCTCGAGCACCTGAAGGCGATGCTCTCCGGAAGTCGGTAA
- a CDS encoding halocyanin domain-containing protein, with protein MTSHTSSRRTFLQVSGGTLALALVAGCVEEDEGSSGNGNGNGNGDGGSGNGNGSAEYDFDGYLDDANNYDGVEDHTGESEVAVDVGAGSDGFAYEPAAIVVDSGTTVVWEWTGAGGSHDVIAEDGSFESEMYGDEGETFEHTFDETGTFTYYCSPHISMGMKGAVVVE; from the coding sequence ATGACTTCACACACCAGCAGTCGACGGACGTTCTTGCAGGTATCGGGCGGAACACTAGCGCTGGCCCTCGTGGCCGGTTGTGTCGAGGAAGACGAAGGGAGTAGCGGCAACGGTAATGGAAATGGTAACGGCGACGGTGGCAGCGGCAACGGGAACGGCAGCGCCGAGTACGACTTCGACGGCTACCTCGACGACGCCAACAACTACGACGGCGTCGAGGACCACACCGGTGAGTCCGAGGTCGCCGTCGACGTCGGCGCCGGCTCGGACGGCTTCGCGTACGAACCTGCGGCCATCGTCGTCGACTCGGGAACGACCGTCGTCTGGGAGTGGACCGGCGCCGGTGGCAGCCACGACGTAATCGCCGAGGACGGAAGCTTCGAGAGCGAGATGTACGGCGACGAAGGCGAGACCTTCGAACACACTTTCGACGAGACGGGAACCTTCACCTACTACTGCTCGCCCCACATCAGCATGGGCATGAAAGGCGCCGTCGTCGTCGAGTAA
- a CDS encoding FxsA family protein — protein sequence MLRWILALLLIPFLDAVLLAVVVSQTTYIGWIGMVALVVLTGLVGMLLVRAEGRRTLRKTQRSLAEGKPPTNQLLDGALLIAAGAFLLTPGLVTDLIGFLFVIPLTRVPIRAALKRFVIVPYLDKKSDGFASGVTWTGGFPGEGSTGISWSSGSGADAGVGTGAGTGTGTGTETRSDDATTVDLDEDDYSVDTSSSGRHVGFDDEGDDRGDRDDPSAR from the coding sequence ATGCTTCGGTGGATCCTCGCACTATTGCTCATTCCGTTTCTCGACGCCGTGTTGCTCGCCGTCGTCGTGAGCCAGACGACGTACATCGGCTGGATCGGAATGGTCGCCCTCGTCGTCCTCACCGGCCTGGTCGGCATGTTGCTCGTACGTGCCGAAGGCCGCAGAACGCTCCGAAAGACCCAGCGATCGCTCGCAGAGGGAAAACCACCGACCAACCAGCTCCTGGACGGCGCTCTGTTGATCGCCGCCGGCGCGTTCTTGCTCACCCCGGGGCTGGTGACTGACCTGATCGGCTTTCTGTTCGTGATTCCGCTCACGCGGGTGCCGATTCGCGCCGCGCTCAAGCGGTTCGTCATCGTCCCCTACCTCGACAAGAAGAGCGACGGGTTCGCCAGCGGCGTCACCTGGACAGGCGGGTTCCCCGGAGAGGGGTCGACTGGCATCTCGTGGTCCAGCGGTTCTGGGGCGGACGCGGGAGTCGGGACTGGAGCTGGAACCGGAACCGGAACCGGAACTGAAACTCGCAGCGACGACGCCACGACGGTCGACCTCGACGAGGACGACTACTCGGTCGATACCAGCTCGAGCGGTCGCCACGTGGGGTTCGACGACGAGGGAGATGACCGGGGCGACCGCGACGACCCCTCCGCTCGCTAG